In the genome of Xenorhabdus nematophila ATCC 19061, one region contains:
- a CDS encoding ParA family protein, producing the protein MAKVISFANQKGGVGKSTLCIQQAFYLALQKKKKVLVLDMDGQGNTSSRLAPRRELEDGDYEPILTGTKTAELFAYELDGIDVMHCPCGADLIHTPKNDPDLFEMEAVPLDQAMNPARHLAALFENYDYVLIDCPPSLGRKLVAALVMSTHVACPVKLSGFAVDGVEGLLNTIIGVREAYNSELNILGIIINDMDGSVNHAKSLHKLEKEIPDFLFKNKIMHRPPLDTATTDGIPVWDLRYGHVAAREVEAVLEEILEKVG; encoded by the coding sequence CTGGCGTTACAGAAGAAAAAGAAAGTGCTGGTCTTGGATATGGATGGTCAGGGGAATACATCCTCTCGATTGGCCCCCAGACGAGAGCTGGAGGATGGAGACTATGAGCCTATCCTCACTGGAACAAAAACCGCTGAGCTGTTCGCTTACGAGCTGGACGGCATTGATGTTATGCACTGCCCTTGTGGTGCTGACCTTATTCATACACCGAAAAACGATCCTGATTTGTTTGAAATGGAGGCTGTGCCTCTCGATCAAGCAATGAACCCGGCTCGCCATTTGGCTGCTCTTTTTGAGAACTATGACTACGTGCTGATTGATTGTCCGCCTAGCCTCGGCAGAAAGCTGGTGGCTGCGTTGGTCATGTCCACCCATGTGGCATGTCCAGTGAAGCTATCAGGTTTTGCTGTTGACGGTGTTGAAGGTCTTTTAAATACAATAATTGGTGTTCGAGAAGCGTATAACTCTGAGTTGAACATTCTTGGAATTATTATAAATGATATGGATGGATCAGTTAATCACGCTAAGTCTTTGCATAAGTTGGAAAAAGAAATACCAGATTTTTTATTTAAAAATAAAATTATGCACCGTCCACCATTAGATACAGCAACCACGGATGGGATACCTGTTTGGGATCTGCGTTACGGACATGTCGCGGCCAGAGAGGTTGAGGCGGTGTTAGAAGAAATTTTAGAGAAGGTGGGCTAA